AGATCGAGTTGGTCAGCATTTACGATAATTTCTCTCCCCGAGGGGGAGATCGTTTTTAAAAGAGTTTACACAAAATATTTGACAGACCCACGCGAACATCCCATCAATGACAGGTACGTGTGGGTCAATAATAGGCTATAATCAATAGATAGGAAGACAGGTTTATTTTCCTGTTTAGCCTTGTCAAAAGCTTCTTCCGACCAAGGGAACCAGCCAACCGGGTTATGAGCATGTTGGAGCAGGTAAGGCGATTTCTCGACGATTAATCTATTGGGTATGTGATTCGTTGTCATGGGGTATCACCTCTTATCACTAACACCAAGAACTAGAGAAGGGAAAGGATATTTATGCAGTACAATATGGAATGTTAGGAGCACAGCTATTTGTAATTGAATGCAAAAGATATAGTAGCACTAATAAAGTTGGTGTTAAACTTGTTAGAGGTATCTACGGGGTAAACATGGCAGAAAGAGCTAAGCTAGTTACAACATACTTTTCTATAGATGCCATTGACTTTGCTTCTCCGTTAAAGTACGAATTTTCGTTAAAAACTTTTGGTAATTTAAAATGATGGTTAAAAGAGTATAAATTAAATACGAAGTGGTAATATAGAAACATTATACTAACCACTTCGTTCTTCTCAATTACACCCTTAACATAAAAAATCATAATACATTTACTTCATGAATGCATAAATCAATTTGTGTTATTTTTTATCAAAATATAAAAATTATTGCAACAATTTATGATCTGGCAACAACGTCATAATAACATGTTCTTTATTATAAAGATCCATTTCTAATATACTTCCTGTTAATATGACTTGACCACTATGACTTTTCTCAATGATATCCAGAAATCTTCCATACTTATCGGTGTCTAAGTCCTTATCTTTAGGGGAATCAAGTAGTATAAACCCTAAGTGATTAATATCTATATGTTCCTTCAAATGAAATAAAGATGTTAGATAAGTCAATCGAGTGGCCACTTTTAAACTTGCCGAAGACATATTTCTTATGTTGACATTATCAATTAGCGGTGTATACTCCGAATCCAAGGTTGCATTCATGTTATTTCCAAAAACGTAGTTTAACTCTTCAGAAAATAACTTCCTCCAAGTTTCTAATTTATCTTCTTCTGAATAAAAAACGTTTTTCTCTAATTGATCTAACTCGTCTTTCAATATTTTTATTTCAAATTCAAACTTGTTCTTTTGAAGTTTCAGCTCATCTATTGTATTTAAATAGCTAAGATGAACTTCAAGCATTTGTTCATTTTTTGTCAGTTTTTCTACACGTTCTTTTATAGATTCAATAATATTTTCGGCTGGCGTATTATTTTGCTGTTGCTCTTTGAGAAACTTCTCTTTAAGTTTTTCTATCTTTTTATCAATATTCTTTTTTCTCTTTTCCGTTTCCTTTATTTGTATTAATAGTTCTTCCCTTACTTTATTGGCCTCAAATAAAGATTCCTCAAGCATTCTCTTATATTGTGATATGCGCTCCAAATCATCACTAGCAATTTCATTTGAACAATAACTACAATGCCCGTCAGTTGGTGGGAGAATACTTGTTTTTTGTAAACAAACTGGACATATTTCTACAGGAATAAGGGTAATTATTTGTCTAGCTATAATCATTTTTTTCAATGTTTCAATTTCTGTACTGATAGTTTGACTAACATTTGTTATATCGTCTCTTTGCAAAATAAGTTGATTGACGTCCTGTCTGATGCTTGCATTTTCCTTTGTTAATTTCAAACTCGACTTGTCATTAATTTTAGAATTCATTGTCTCAAGCTGAGAAATGTATCTATAATTTTCCATTGATAGTCGATCTTTCTCTTCTTTAATTCCCTCAATTTTTTCTATAATCTTGTTTTTATTTTTCAACTTTACTATTTCCGAAAACTCTTCATTATTTAAACCACTTGAAGTACTAACTTCACTCATAACCTGAATTTTAGATATTAACGAACTTCTTTCTTTGAATAATTTTTGTAATTTTAGTCTTGCTTTCTGTACCTCTGTATTTTCTTTCCCGAGTAGAGCCTCAATAATCGCTTTTTTTATTAATGATTGGTTATTAATATAATTCCTTACGCTGCCACCTAAATCAGCCAATATTTTATACGCTGGAGTATCTTGGTCGGCAGTCACCGCACGTAGCATAAAATAATACCTCATATTTGCCTTGTTATTGTTACCATAAGGTATTTCCTGGGTCCCATATCCTTCTTCAAGCAAAATCATATCAGAAAACTCTTCTAAATTCTTAATTTCAACTTCCTCTTCAACTAAT
Above is a window of Paenibacillus uliginis N3/975 DNA encoding:
- a CDS encoding DUF255 domain-containing protein; protein product: MTTNHIPNRLIVEKSPYLLQHAHNPVGWFPWSEEAFDKAKQENKPVFLSIDYSLLLTHTYLSLMGCSRGSVKYFV